Proteins encoded within one genomic window of Triticum aestivum cultivar Chinese Spring chromosome 2D, IWGSC CS RefSeq v2.1, whole genome shotgun sequence:
- the LOC123049772 gene encoding zinc finger protein ZAT1-like, producing the protein MAKNTCKLCCRRFASPRALAGHMRSHSIKVARSQQISSASSASTSLAAGDGDDARMAIQAHVLRGKPKRRARLAESDFSDRESEAEYPSQSPGAKRVHGGSRDAEPVSSVSDAATPEEDVALSLMMLSRDSWPAVAAWTPSSYRVADSDDGSDGGGEAAPAPPAAAEQKRTRFQCPACKKVFRSYQALGGHRASHVRGGRGGCCAPPLNPPPPPPPASTHLQPLPECEEGTKPHPHECPCCSRVFASGQALGGHKRSQLCPGAAAVADHPAAAMKSLGLIDLNLPAPFEDLEVSAVSDPFLAARPGH; encoded by the coding sequence ATGGCCAAGAACACATGCAAGCTCTGCTGCCGCCGCttcgccagcccccgcgccctcgCCGGCCACATGCGCTCCCACTCCATCAAGGTCGCCCGGTCGCAGCAGATCTCatcggcctcctccgcctccacctccctcgcggccggggacggcgacgacgccAGGATGGCCATCCAGGCCCACGTGCTCCGCGGCAAGCCCAAGCGGAGGGCGCGCCTCGCCGAGTCCGACTTCTCGGATCGCGAGAGCGAGGCGGAGTACCCGTCGCAGTCGCCGGGCGCCAAGCGCGTGCATGGCGGATCGCGCGACGCCGAGCCGGTGAGCTCCGTGTCCGACGCCGCCACGCCGGAGGAGGACGTCGCGCTGTCCCTCATGATGCTCTCCCGCGACTCCTGGCCCGCGGTGGCGGCGTGGACGCCGTCCTCCTACCGCGTCGCCGACTCCGACGACGGAAGCGACGGCGGCGGAGAGGCCGCGCCCGCGCCACCGGCTGCGGCCGAGCAGAAGCGGACGCGGTTCCAGTGCCCGGCGTGCAAGAAGGTGTTCCGATCGTACCAGGCGCTGGGCGGGCACCGCGCCAGCCACGTCCGCGGCGGCAGGGGCGGCTGCTGCGCGCCCCCGctgaacccgccgccgccgccgcctcccgcttcCACCCACCTGCAGCCATTGCCGGAATGCGAGGAGGGCACGAAGCCTCATCCGCACGAGTGCCCCTGCTGCTCCCGCGTGTTCGCGTCAGGGCAGGCCCTCGGCGGCCACAAGCGGTCCCAGCTCTGCCCaggcgccgccgccgtggccgatcATCCCGCCGCCGCGATGAAAAGCCTGGGCCTCATTGATCTGAACCTCCCGGCGCCCTTCGAGGACCTGGAGGTCTCCGCCGTGTCAGATCCCTTCCTCGCGGCAAGGCCAGGCCACTGA